Proteins encoded together in one Prunus dulcis chromosome 3, ALMONDv2, whole genome shotgun sequence window:
- the LOC117621702 gene encoding mitogen-activated protein kinase kinase kinase 17-like, whose protein sequence is MKRKVDEKLDEEKHSMCSHGVHWSRGKLIGKGSYGFVFLATPRKPTKDEHSRGMLNLREMMAVKSAKVSASESIKHESDVLLEIKGCPVIIERLGEETTATDKGDMVYNLLLEFASGGTLDGLIHKSRGHKLSEYDVRRYTRSILEGIQHIHKYDYVHCDLKPDNILLVPTTTTSSGGTSFVAKIADFGLAKKTKVNYSRWRGTPRYLSPEAFINNKQDQSSDIWSLGCIVFEMLTGKSPWDLKPGYNPNNLPDVLMFDHLRTCKLPTGISDMARDFLKSCLAMNSRERLTAESLLSHPFVAQPQSSKEGHTKVKLINSFLGYASGVCCFKPSSDYHANSAIVQ, encoded by the coding sequence ATGAAAAGAAAGGTAGATGAAAAATTAGACGAAGAAAAGCACAGCATGTGCAGTCATGGAGTGCACTGGTCGAGAGGGAAGTTGATTGGAAAAGGAAGctatggttttgtttttcttgctaCTCCCAGGAAACCAACAAAGGATGAGCATAGCCGCGGTATGCTCAATTTGCGAGAAATGATGGCGGTGAAATCCGCAAAGGTCTCTGCTTCTGAGTCCATTAAACATGAGTCAGACGTTCTCCTTGAGATCAAGGGTTGCCCTGTCATTATCGAGCGCTTAGGTGAAGAGACCACGGCCACAGACAAGGGTGACATGGTCTACAACTTGTTGTTAGAATTTGCTTCCGGAGGAACCCTAGATGGTCTCATACATAAATCAAGAGGTCATAAATTATCCGAATATGATGTTAGAAGATACACAAGGTCAATTCTTGAAGGGATTCAACACATTCACAAGTATGACTATGTTCACTGCGATTTGAAGCCGGACAACATTTTGCTTGTGCCTACCACAACAACTAGTTCTGGTGGTACTAGTTTTGTAGCCAAGATTGCAGATTTTGGACTCGCTAAGAAAACCAAAGTAAATTACAGTCGATGGAGAGGCACGCCTAGGTATCTGTCCCCAGAGGCTTTTATTAATAACAAACAAGATCAGTCCTCTGATATTTGGTCTCTAGGTTGTATTGTGTTTGAGATGCTAACCGGCAAGTCGCCCTGGGATTTGAAGCCTGGTTACAATCCAAACAATCTCCCTGACGTGTTGATGTTTGATCATCTACGTACTTGCAAACTTCCGACTGGAATCTCAGATATGGCCAGGGATTTTCTCAAGAGTTGCCTTGCCATGAATAGCAGGGAAAGATTAACAGCGGAAAGTCTCTTGTCTCATCCATTCGTAGCGCAGCCACAATCATCAAAAGAGGGTCATACCAAGGTGAAGCTGATTAACTCCTTTTTGGGCTACGCATCTGGTGTATGTTGCTTCAAACCGAGCTCAGATTACCATGCAAACTCTGCCATTGTACAATGA